In the genome of Hevea brasiliensis isolate MT/VB/25A 57/8 chromosome 14, ASM3005281v1, whole genome shotgun sequence, the window TAAGCCTTAATATATATAAGATTCAAAGTGTAATGGTTTAACATGCATAACCTTAAAAGGGGtaatgcaatatatacatcatcatatttaaataattgttTCATATTTTCAATTTCCTTTAATCATCAACATAGTACTATCTCTTTATAAATTATATGTTTACCTATCCATACATCATACATAATAAAAGGGCTAAGATTACTTCTGTTGCCCCTGTTTTAGCCCTTTTTTCAAACACTCTTCTAGTCTTGCAATATTGCACCTGGTGGTATTGTatcattaattatatcattcattcaAACACCCTTTTTTCAAACACTCTTCTAGTCTTGCAGTACTGCACCTAGTGGTACTGCCCCTGTTTTACACAAACTTAGCGAGTAAACTAACCatcattaattatatcattcattcacACATGTGCAAGTATCATTCACATGGATTTTCACATTACAAACATTTAATGTAAAATGGACATTATCACTAATAACTCTCTAGACTTTACTTTTAAATGTGATTTGTGTCATGTATCCAAGGGTAACTTTTAGATCTCCCTTGAAGGGCAATGCAAGATCTCCATTTAGGATTTACTTATGAATACATAACATATGTAACGTTACATAAACATAACATGGGGAGAATAATAGGTCATTCAATATCTATTAATGCACCAACAACAATTTATGTAATTATGTAACATCTTCGTGTTTTAAATACATGcatcctaaataaatataatatgatgcattagaatgctcattaattacctgtaaatagtttttattttattaaggttagaattgTTCATCTCTTATAGCCTATTGACCTCCTTACTCGAATGGAAGTTGTCCTCAAATCATTACTTTTGGATCCTTACTTTTTTGAGTTTCTCGAGCTCGATCTTATAAAATCGAACTCTAGAGTGTCATAAATATCCTATTCTAGACCCTTTGGAACTATGAAATTAGGTTTTGAAACCTTGGAATTGAAGGAGAAGTAAAGTGGTAGAACCAAGTTCGGGTGTTGAAGTCTTGGGCTTCGGCTGCCGAATCTTGGAACATTAGGTGCCCAATTTTGGGCAGTAGCCATTGCAGCTGTCAAAGTCTGAGACTGCGACCATCGAACCTGGAAAATTTTCAGAGTTTCCAAGGAAATGCAAGTTTTGGCTGTCGAACCTCTGACTTCGGCTGTCAAACCTTTGGCTTTTAGCAGTCAAACTTGGGAATTTTGAAAATTCCCAGGTCAAAACCTTTAGGTCCCTTCTCCCATTAACGCTCACACTcatttcaaagttttaaaacacAATTccatcacatatacacatctttgggtcctaaaacaacttgaaaatATACATAAAACTCATATACATTAATAAAAACTCAAATTCTGAGTTTTTCCAAAGCTCAATATGCATAAACTTTTTCAAAACTTAACTTGAAAcaatttttgatgaaattaaagtttTAAAAATTTAGTTTCTCGTCAATTCTCTTAGATATATCTattagatgaagaagaaaagaaggttacTTCTTTTCTTGGAGCTTTGAGGCGGGAGAACCAAAACTTTAAAACTTGAATctactctttcacacttctaaatGGAAAAATTCACCTCTAGATCTACAAAAACTAAAAGAATATTTTCAAAGAGTTCCTTACATGCCCTaatagttgagagagagagagagagaagaagaagaagaagaaaaatccaAGTGTTTTGGGTAGGAAATGAGCTGAGATTCTTTTTATACCCTATTTGTCGAGGGACTTTTGGCTGCTAGAGTTGATTCTTCCCAAATTGGCATTTGAACCATAAAAAGGACTTCAGCTGTTGAATACTTGCCTTTTGATTGCTGAAATTTCTTTAATCTAAAACAAtcactttaaaatttttaaagaataaaacttttaaaatatctTTCATTCTTGAGTGCATTTTGAATGCATTTTGAATACTTTTAAACACACATACGTGAGCATATTTTTATATCTTACTGCTACTCTCTTATTAGTGAAGTTTCAATTTTCACCATAATATTTTATTAAGGGTAGATATTTCGACATCGGAAAGTGGCAGATATTACATTTTCTCCCCCTGAAGAACATTCATTATTGAATATTAAAACAAACACATAAAAGTAGACATAATAAACATAGCACACAGAACATACCTAGAAAAGATGAGGATATTATTGTATCATGGAATTGTGGGTTTTCCCCAGGCAATTTTTCATGTTGTGGTGGTTTCATAACACCTTGACTATAGGTATCTCCTTGTTCTTCAGCTTCTTTACTTGAGTGTTTACAATCCACACAGGTTATTCCGcataagaaatttttttttttaattttcatgtttggtTCATTTATAACCTTGTTTGGATCTGACATGAACTTCCTCAACATGCGAACATGGAACATCGGATGTATCCTCTCCATTATGGTAGCAAAACTAACTTATAAGATACATTTTTAACTATTTGCAACACTTCATACGGTCCAATGTACCTTGGAGTTAGCTTGCCTCTTTTTCTAAACTTGATGAcacccttcattggagataccttcaaAAGCACCATATTTTCCTCCTGAAAAAGCACTTCTCTCCCATAAAGATCCGCATAACTTTTCTATCTATTGGCTACTGTCCTTAACCTTACCCTAATTAAGGGCATGGCTTGGTTGTTAACTTCCACCAACTCTATTTCCGCTAAGGCTCTTTCACCAACTTTCTCTCAACACACAAGAGACTTATACTTTCTCCCATACGGAGCTTCATATGGTATCATTCCAATGCTAGAGTGATacttgttgtatgcaaactcaactAGGAGAAGGTACTTTTTTCATAATCCACTAAAGTCAAGTACACACATTATGTATGATCCTTTTTGACTGTCCATCTATTTAAGGGTGAAAAGTCGTGCTGAAGTCTAACCTGATGCCTTATTCATTTAGAAGAAAGTGCCAAAACCTTAAAGTGAACTGTGGTCCTCTGTCGAAGACTATTGTTACTGGAGTTTTATGCAACCTGATTATCTCCGCTACATTCACCTGGGCTAACTTATCCACAAAGTAGTTAGCTCTAACAGGAATAAAGTGAGCAATCTTGTGTAACTTAtccactataacccatattgAGTCATGTCTGTTAAAGGCGACTTGTAACTCCATAACAAAATCCAAGTACCCTTGGCTGATAATTCTAGCTGCAACCCTTCTCCAATCAGCTGGTGCAACTCTTTTAAGATGGGTCATCTTTCTACAGATATATGTACTAAACTGCCAAATGATTTTCGACTGAGGGCATCTATAACAACATTTGCCTTTTTCAAATCGTATTGGATTGTATAGTCATAATTACTGAGCAGTTTTACCTATCTTCTTTATTTGACATTTAGCTCTTTCTACTTGAAGATGTATTGGAGACTCTTGTGGCCTGTGAAGATTTCACATTTTGCTCCATAAAGATAATGTCTCTGCATCTTTAGGGCAAAAACTGCCACCGTCATTTTTAAGTCATGAGTGGAATATTTAGCTTTATGCTTCCTCAACTGTCTTGAAGTATAAGCTATTACTTTCCCTTCTGCATGAGAACGCATCCCAAACTCACTCTAGAGGCATCATAGTAGATAGTAAAATTTTGATTGCCTGTAGGTAGAGCCAGTACTAAATCaggcactccttaagcttcttaaAGCTCTCTTTATATTCATCACTCTATTCAAACTTCTTATTCTTCTAAGTTAAcatagtcattggagcagctatcttgGAGAAATCAAGAACAAATCTCTTATAATAGTTAGCCAAACGTAGAAAACTCTTGATGTCTAGGCCTTGGCCAATCTGCTACTGTTTCCACTTTGATCCGTTTTGATTCCATTCTCTGTCACTATATGCCCCAATAAGGATATACTCCTtagccagaactcacacttggagaatttggcatataactgatgctccctcaacgtctgaagaactatttttatgTATTGTGCATGGAATACACTAATGTATCGTCAATAAAGATGACTACAAAGTGATTTAGATATTGTCTGAATACTTTGTTTATGAGATCCATTACTGCAATTGGGGCATTTTTTTAACTCAAACGGCATCACAAGAACCTCATAATGTCTGTATCTGGTTCGAAAGACAATTTTTAGAATATCAGACTCCTTAATCCTCAAATGGTGGTATCTGGACTTCAAATCTATCTTTTAACAACAACTAGCTCTAGCTAGCTGATCAAACAAAACATCAATACGGTGCAGAAGGTACTTGTTCTTCGTAGTTACGTTAGTCagttgcctataatcaatgcatagcctcaggGATCTATCTTTTTTCTTTATAAATAGTAATGGAGCAACCCTAGGAATACTCGGTCGGATAAATCTCTTATCCACTAATTCCTGCAATTGTTCTTTCAGTTCTTTAAACTCTGCAagagccatcctataaggaggaaTAGATATGGGTCTAGTACTAGACActagattaatttaaaaatctatcTTTGTTTTAGGTAACAGACCAAGTAGTtgctcaggaaacacatctgaaaacTCTTACCACAGAAATTGATTTCGGTCCACTCTGTTCTCCATGACTTCTCTAACATGGGCTAAAATCCTTTACATCCTTTTCGGAGCATCTTATTGCCTTGTATTGTGGAGATAATCTCCTTCGCTGCTGACGTTTGATCTCCCTAGAGGACTACCTCCAACCCTTCTAGTCCTTAAACCTTACTACTTTGTTTCtatagtctaaggtggcataattggCTGAGAGCCAATTCGTCCCCAGAATGACATCAAAATCCGTCAATTTTAGGATCACCAGTTCAGCTGAAAAACATTTATTCTCCATCATCACTTGCAGGCGTAACGGATCATTTATGTTACCGAAGGATCACACTTGGGTCCATTAACAAGTAACAGACATTGTAGACTTGAAATTACTAAACCTAATCTCAGAACTATTTCGGGCTTAACAAAAGAATAGGATGCACCTGGATCAATTAAAACATGCACATCAAAACATCCAATGCAAAAGTTATTTGACACAACAGTATTGGAGTTATTGGCTTTATGTTGTATCATGGTAAACATTCGTGTCGGTGTTATTGAAGTCCTTCCTTGAGAACTTGCTGTAAAGGAAGAAGAACCTTGTCTTTTACCCTATCTGCTTCCTAATAAGAGACCCATAGAAGTCTGTTTCGCTGCCGGTTGAGCCATACCAGCTGACCCAGTCTGCTGCTGTGAAGCCACCCTTTCCATGTTAGGGCATTCTCTAAACATGTGCCCCTCTTGATCACATCTGTAGCATTGGAAAGTTCTAAACCTACAAACTCCTTGATGAGGCTTCTCACATCTTGCACAATCAAAGGTATTCAAACCTGCCTCCTCCCATCCTAATGCCTGACTTGATTCTATTCCAGAACTTATTCTTCTTTTGCTTCTTGCCAAACTTCCGTCCTTTATTCTTCTTAGTTTCGAATGAAGAAACAGTTTGCGTTAAATGATCAAACCTCCCTACATCAGTAGCCTTAAGAATTGCGAATTGCTCGGCTTTTATACTTTTTAACTTCAGACTCCCTTCAATGATAGCCCCAGCCTCCATCTTTCTTGCAGTATCTACTATGGAATGGAAGCTGTTGGTTTCTAAAGCCAAAATCAATGAAGAGTGTTTGCAGTATAATCTCTTTGTGTACCTTTTCCCCCTCTTTTTATTTGTATTATAATCTTGCCCCACATACTGCAGAAGCTCAATAAACTTGTCTGTATACTCGTCCACACTTATATTAGTAGTTTGTCTCAACTGTTCAAACTTCACTACCTTCAGTTCTCTAGAGCTTTTTGGAACAGCTCAATTTGTAAACTCTATCATAAACTGAGACTAGATCATACTATCAACTCTATCTTCAACATGAAACTTGTACCATTCGTTCACCTTCTTACATTTTAAGGTAAAACCGGCCATCTGAATGACTCTATTATCATTGACGTCCAATTCATTGGCTATCATTTTGACAGTCCTGTCGTACTCGAAAGAATCATCTACTTCCTTATACTTAGGAACATTCAACTTTAAGTAGTCTATCATCTTTATTTTATTTCGATTAATTACCCCAGTCTCTTATATAAGAACTGTTGGAGCTGGAGGGGGTGGTGGTGGTACTTGCTCTCTTGTGACTCCCTTCATGGGATTTTGAGTTCCCATGGTGGTGGTATAACTTTGGGGGTATTAATGTGGAGGGTACATGGGATATGGTTTGTATGATGGGAAGTAAGGTGGGTAGGGTATAAAAGGAGGATATTAAGGGTAGCTCATAAACTCAAGGTTTTTAAAACTCTCATGTTGTGGGTATTAATACCCAAACTAGTAAACCGGTTTTGTCTATAGAGGAGACACGAACTCTGATTCATCTCTTCCTTCCTCAAAGCTGTTTTCTCTCATCCTTTTCATATCGGAAGGCTCGGGGTTCTTATGTTGTTGGGAGAAACCATAAGAACTCCTTCTAGCATGAATAGACATTCTAGGTGTCTGTGTAGTCTCCCTGCTAACTTTAAAGGACTTTCTAGGACCTCTTGAAGATTCTTTCCTTCCGCCTTTGCTTGCTCTCTCCTTGACAATAGGGTTGGCGAGTAGTGCTTTCATACCCTTGGGTGGAGCACCGGTCAACCTAACGGACGGTCTTGAACCTCACATTCTGAAAGCAAATAAGAAGTGTTGAGCACATAAAAGTTCATGTGCATTCACATGAAGACACAATACATAATCAAACATAACATGAAACCTAACATACCTATAACATTCATCACATAATATACAAGGACTCAACCCTATTGGACATATATTTTCCTAATTGTGCTAGTCGACATACTTCCTTTGACCTCTCTTTTATACTTTTACTAGCATCTCGGTCCACTCATCTAACCTAGAGCTCTGATACTAACTTTGTAATGATCCAATCTAAGGACCGTTAGTGGTGTTAGGATCGTGTCAACTTAAGGCTGTTGGAACTTATAGCACGCCTAAAACATGAGAAACATACATACATTTTTGCATCTCAACATCTGAACATACAtcaaaccattacactttagtcttTTTATCTATACATAAACATAATAATGGTTTATAATTTGAATCTTAATATACATAAGATCCAAAGTGTAATGATTCAACATGCATACTCTTAAAAGGGGTAACACAATATATACATAATCATACTTAAATTATTATTACGTAATTCTAATTTTCTTTAATCACCAGCACAGTATTATCCCTTCTTAAATTATATGTCTATTTACTCATACATCATATATAATGGAAGGGCTAAGATTACCCTATGTTGCTCTCTCTTCAAAGCACTCTTCTAGTCTTGTAATCCTGCACTTGGGGGTTAGGGAAATGGAGTAAACTTACACAAGCTCAGTAAGTAAATTAACCATTATTAATTGTATCATTCATTCACACATATGCAAGTGTCATTCACATGGATTTTCACATTATAAACATTTCATGTAAGATGGACATTATTACtaattgttatggaaagtcaatcactatgttatggaaagtcaatcactatattatttctctgtatattctgtattctgtattcctatttaggatttcttatttaggatttcttcctaattagtaaaacacaattataggaatcaattgtatatatatacccatgtacagattaattgaaattaatgagaatcatctctttctacatggtatcagagcaggtcatcaatctagggtgactatttgttctcactacccagctcaggagagaccttggccgctgaCCGGCCatttcaaccccgatcaacatcgtCGGTgccgcctcaaccccctcattccaccattgtctgctgttgcctgatccagtataccattaaaggacttctgaggtttggctctcagatcctatttcggtatttgcttgatttgtgattttgagttattttgctgctataagcactttggattagcgtttcggttagttttctttatctcaacaaatggcagacaataagaatgttatttctgatgtgattccggtgatgactaagatcacggaacacaaacttaatggttcgaattacaggTGGAGTAAGgcattagggtctatttgcgtagcattgataaggatgatcaccttactaaagatccacccactgatgatacatgacaaacttggctaagggaggatgctcggttgtttttgcagcttcgaaactcgattcatagtgagataattagtttaattaatcattgtgaatttgttaaggaatggATGGAttgcttagattttctgtattctgataaaggaaatatctcccgtatttatgatgtttgtaaggcattctaccgtgctgagaaagaggataagtctctcacggcttattttatggattttaaacgggtatatgaggaacttaatgtattgttgccttttagtcctgatgaaAAAGTTCAAAGAGCTCAACGGAgcaatggtcattatgagttttcttgcaagccttccttcagagtatgagactgctaaatctcagaatCTCTCTAGTTCTGAGATtttctctttgcatgaaacgttcacacgggttcttcgtacagagagtactcaatcgtcacagcctgccagtagtgctcttattagccgtaatccaaatggacaacagggtaatagaagaggaagtagaggaggaattacagcaatgtataatcgtaatggagaggctagttctaatcaggactcaagaggagtcattttttattattgccatgagcttggtcatacaaaatataattgtccgcaacttcagaggaaaaatcagcgatcacagatggcaaatatggcagtatagaattctacagtatcttcctctgagaaaactattttggtatctgcagaggattttgcacaattttcccagtatcaggcatctctaaagcctatcagatcccctgtcactgcgatcgctgagtcaggtaaatccactacatgccttgtgtcttcttcattcaaatgggttattgattctggtgcgacagatcacatgacaggtaattctagtcttctatctacttttcagtctaatctcacttcctcatcattactttagctgatggttctacttcttgtgtcatgggttctggaactgcgaacccgacttcgtcaatttctttgtcttctgttttgtgtctaccaaaattctcttttaatctaccttctgttagtaaacttactcgtgccttaaattgttctgtttccttttttcctgaccagtgtttgtttcaggatcttacgacgaagtagattattggtagaggacgcgagtcaggtggtctctacattttggaaaatcatgtaccgcggtcgcttgtttgctccagtaccttgacaccttttgaagctcattgtagattgggtcatccttctttgtctaccatgaagaagctgtttcctcaatttcagtctttatcagtactaaaatgtgagtcgtgtcagtttgcaaaacattatcgtttgccttctgtgtctagaatcaataaacgggcttcatccccttttgagttcattctgatgtttggggtccttgttctgttacatctaaaactggatttcgttattttgttacttttgttgatgattactcttgtgttacctggttatatttaatgaaaaatcgttctgagttgttttctatcttttgtgccttttgtaatgaaatcaaaactcaatttaatatttttgtacgtatattaagaagtgacaatgccaaaaaatacttttcagcacaatttcagccttatatgacacaaaataacattcttcatcagtcttcctgtgtggataccccatcccaaaatggcgtggccgaaagaaaaaatcgtcatcttcttgaaGTAACTCATGCTCTTCTTTTTcaaatgaaagtacctaaacacttttgggcggatgcagtttctacggcatgttttttgatcaatcgtatgccatcttctgtccttaatggagatattccttatactactttgtttcctacaaaatctttgttccctattgaacctcgtatttttggttgtacgtgttttgtgcgtgatgttcgtccacaggttactaaattggatccaaaatctctcaaatgtgtcttccttgggtactcccggctccaaaaagggtaccgttgtttctctcctactcttaatcgttatcttgtttctgcagatgtcacattttttgagtccactccatctTTTTCtccatctgtgtatgagagtcagggggaggaggatggtctcttaatatatactgtccaaccaatgtctagtcctctcccacagcctgttccttctgtctctagacctactcgacctcccgttgttcatgtttattccaggagattggagattcctagctcagatcctccaccagctatttcgttgggagatcctgtacctcatactgatcataattctgatctagacttacccattgctcttcgtaaaggtaaacgttcatgtacttattctatctcttcttttgtttcttataatcaattgtcttcttgttctcggtgttttgttacttctttagactctgttcctatccctaatactgttgatgaggcactgtctcatcctggctggtgtgatgctatgaaagaggaaatagaggctttagatgctaatggtacatggaaactattgcctttgcccactggtaagaaagctattggttgcaaatgggtatttacagtaaaggtaaatcttgatgattctgtggctaggttaaaagcacgccttgtagcaaaaggatatgctcagacatatggggttgattactctgatactttttgtcctgtagctaaacttacttctattcgcttgtttatctctttagcagctacatatgattggcccttgcattaattggatatcaagaatgctttccttcatagtgatcttcaggaggaggtgtatatggagcaaccacctgggtttgttgcacagggggagttgggtaaagtttgtaggcttcggaagtctctttatagcttgaaacaaagtcctagggcatggtttgggagattcagtgaagcagtacaggaatttggtatgcaaaagagtaagtgtgatcactcagtattttataggcaagctgaggctggtctaattctcttggtagtctatgttgatgacattgtcatcactgggagtgactctgcaggtatttcatctcttaaaaccttcctccaaactcagtttcagaccaaagacttgggattgttaaagtatttcttgggtatcgaagttatgagaagtaagaagggtattttcttgtctcaaagaaaatatgtcctcgatttattgacagagacaagaaaattaggtgctaagccttgtagcgcaccaatgactccaactttacaactgttagcaggggatagtgagttgtttgaagatccagagagatacaggagattggtaggaaaattgaactaccttacagtcactcgtcctgacattgcttatgccgttagtgtggtaagttagtttatgtcttccccaactgttgctcattgggaagccttggaacaaatcttgtgttatctgaagggcgctccaggaagaggtttgctatatgatattcatgggcatttgaatgttgaatgtttttcaaatgccgactgggctggatctaaggttgacaggaggtcaactactggatattgcgtttttattggaggaaatttggtgtcttagagaagcaagaagcagagtgtagtttctcaatctagtgctgaatccgaatacagagtcatggcacaatcagtatgtgaggtaatgtggatacttgaattattagatgagacaggttttaagacctccctgcctgcgaaattgtggtgtgataatcaagctgctcttcatattgtttctaatccggtgtttcatgagcggaccaaacatattgagattgattgtcactttattcgtgaaaagattcaacaacagatcatctcaacagcacacatcaaaactggagagcaattaggagatattttcacaaaagctctgaatggagctaggattgactacatttgtaataagttgggcatgattaacatctatactccaacttgagggggagtgttatggaaagtcaatcactatgttatggaaagtcaatcactatattatttctctgtatattttgtattctgtattcctatttaggatttcttatttaggattttttcctaattagtagaacacaattataggaattaattgtatatatatacccatgtacagattaattgaaattaatgagaatcatctctttctacactaATAATTTCCCAAACTTTCCTTTTAA includes:
- the LOC131173105 gene encoding uncharacterized protein LOC131173105, with product MTHLKRVAPADWRRVAARIISQGYLDFVMELQVAFNRHDSIWVIVDKLHKIAHFIPVRANYFVDKLAQVNVAEIIRLHKTPVTIVFDRGPQFTLRFWHFLLNE